The Chitinophagaceae bacterium sequence ATTTATTATATATTTATACTCTTGTTTATCCGTTATTTCGGTTATAGATCCTGGTGTTATAAGATTTATGTTGCTCGTTTCATTCAGAATCACTTCTGAATGGGTAACAATAATAAGCTGGCTTTTATACTCTCTTACTAAATTTTTTAGTATCAAAAATATTTGTGCTTGTCTGAGAATCTCTAAATGAGCATCGGGTTCATCTACCAACAAAACAGAGTTTTTATACAATAAAAGATAAGATAGGATAAGAAGCATTTGTTGTTGTCCTCTCCCTGCCATAGTGATGTCTAAATCATACTCTGTTTTTTTTTTCTTTTCTGTATAATTATAGGATATTTCTATCTTTCCCGTTCCCGTTTTAACAGGAACATTTATGTTCACAGAAAATAAAGATTGCATAATATCTACCAATTTTTCCCATGACTGGGGATCATCTATAAAAAGATGGTAGCATATATTTCGAAGAACAGAAGCGGTTTGCCCTAATCCTACATAATTTTGTATAGATTCTTTGAGAAGATAATCTTCTTTTTCACTCACTCCCGACATTGCGTAGAGAATATTGATAGAAAGAGTATTTATTTGCTGTAGAGTATCTAAAGAAGAAGCATCTTTTACGTAACAATACATCAGATCGGGACTGTGGTATTTAAAAAATATCTCTATGTTTGTTTCTTTTTTTGTATATTCCGTATTTTCGTATTCAAAGGTAATGGTAATAGAAGATTCTATAGGTGTAACTCCTTTTCTGACCTGAGTATTGTGCCAAAAATATCGCATATTTTTTACAGGGCATTGGGAAATTTCCAATCTATTCAGAGATACCCCTGTTCTGATTCCTTCTTTTTGTTTTTTCTTTTTCCCTTCTTTTTGAAGCCATATTTCAAGTGCCCATTTCCACAAAGCAATTGCTTGGATAAGCGATGTCTTTCCCGAATTATTTGCTCCAATAAGCACTGTAATATCGTGCTCTACCCGAAGAGAAATTTCTTCTCCAAAGATTTTGAAATTTTTTACCGTTACAGATTGTATTTGTATCATATACTCTTTTATTGCCTACCTATTACGAAACTATTCTAAAAACCATTCCTTAGTTACATTTTTTATCCGAATCCTACCGTAACCTATAAAACCCCCCTTGCCTCCTCTTTCAAATTTCTCAAAGCTTTAGAAACTCCCTGTTCTTCTATACGAATACTCTCCTCTAATAAATGCCTTATTAAATCAATACTCTTGGTATCTTGGGGGATATGTAAACTCTCTTTATTGATAAACATTATCAGCTCCTCCACTGCTTGTTTTATTTCCAT is a genomic window containing:
- a CDS encoding AAA family ATPase, encoding MIQIQSVTVKNFKIFGEEISLRVEHDITVLIGANNSGKTSLIQAIALWKWALEIWLQKEGKKKKQKEGIRTGVSLNRLEISQCPVKNMRYFWHNTQVRKGVTPIESSITITFEYENTEYTKKETNIEIFFKYHSPDLMYCYVKDASSLDTLQQINTLSINILYAMSGVSEKEDYLLKESIQNYVGLGQTASVLRNICYHLFIDDPQSWEKLVDIMQSLFSVNINVPVKTGTGKIEISYNYTEKKKKTEYDLDITMAGRGQQQMLLILSYLLLYKNSVLLVDEPDAHLEILRQAQIFLILKNLVREYKSQLIIVTHSEVILNETSNINLITPGSITEITDKQEYKYIINALKDFGIEHYYKALINPRILYIESTTDKDMLFAFAKKKAHPCKNILEKDLHFYYTQNPNNEENLGQALERKGGLYENHKKHFNALKQVIPDIKGIAIFDSDGKEKQEERGSDLCVLYWKRYELENYFVTPKTIFAYIENYYKDIPVFKNENRKIMKEIVDAATLKIIFDTNTKAWNEYQVLTENLQDVFFQNNSTRKKMSDFAENIFTEFSTRTKHPMLKKKDFYKLIDFLEIIPDEVQEKLNIMQQYLQTDNT